AAGAGGTCTTCTCGGAAATCCCCCTCGCGGATCATCTGCCCCAGATCCCGGTGGGTGGCACAGACCACGCGCACATCCACCGGGATCGACTGCCGGCCGCCGACCCGCTCGATGACTCGCTCTTGGAGAAAGCGCAGCAGCTTGGCCTGCAAGCTCAGCGGCAGATCGCCGATCTCATCGAGAAACAACGTACCACCGTCGGCGTACTCGATCTTGCCGATGGTCTGCCGGTGGGCGCCGGTGAACGCGCCCTTCTCATAACCGAAGAGCTCGCTTTCGAGCAGGTTCTCGGGGATGGCCGCGCAGTTGATAGCCACGAACCGCTGCTCGCTGCGCCCGCTGAGCCGATGCACGGCGCGCGCGAGGATCTCCTTGCCGGTCCCGCTCTCGCCACGGAGCAGGACGGTGGCATCCGCCGGCGCCACCCGCTCGACCATTCGGCAGACCCGGAGCATCTCCGGATCTCCGGTGAGAAACCCATCCAGCGGCGATGCGGAGCGCTGCGCCAGACGCCGATTCTCCGCCTCCAGGCCGTAGAGCTGCGCTGCCCGGTCCACCAGCAGCCGGAGCGTATCGGCATCCACCGGCTTGCTGTAGAAGTCGTAGGCGCCGAGCGCCACGGCGCGCAGGGCGTTCTCCCGGTCGTCGTTGCCGGTAACGACGATCGCCTTGCTCTCCGGTGCTTCACCGAGCACCTCCTGTAGCGTCGCCAACCCCTCGCTGGCGTTGGCCGGATCCGGCGGCAGCCCCAGGTCGACCAGAACCAGCTCCGGCTCGTGGCGCCGCGCCTCCTTGATCGCCTGCCCCCGGTCGTAGGCCTGGATGATCTCGTAACCATCAAAGCACCAGCGCAGCTGCTCCTGCAGCCCCTCGTCATCTTCGATGATCAGTAGCTTATAGGTATTCGCCACCGTCTCTTGCTCCTTGCCCAAACTCAGGACACGGCCGCCGCCGGGGCCGACACCGCCGCGGCCGTGCGCGCCAACAGCCGCACCGTGAAGCGCGTGCCACTGCCCGGCTCGCTCTCGACGTCGATACGCCCACCGAGGGCAGCGATGTACTCACGGGCCTCGTAGACGCCGATGCCCATCCCCGCGTTGCCCTTGGTAGTCTGGAACGGTCGGAACAGCCGATCCCGCATGAAGAGCGGATCCATGCCGTGACCGTTGTCCTCGATCACAATATAGCCCCACTCCTGGCGCTGACTCAGCCGCACGGTCACCCGGCCATCCGCCGGTGTGGCCTCCTGGGCATTGCGGACCAGATGGGAGACGATATTGAAGAGTCGATCGTGGTCGGCCACCACCTGCACCTCCTGATCCAGGTGCAGCTCGGGCCGCGGCTCTCCCCGCGCCCCATCCACCACCTGACGTAGCACCTCGGCGAGCTCGACCCGCTGCGCCGGCGCCGCCGGACCCGGCTGGGCGTGGCGCAGCTGCGCCAGCGTCCGATCCAAGCGCTCCCTGGCGTGTCCAACGGTCTCGAAGGCGTTGGCCACGAACGCCGGGTTGTCCCGATGCCGCTCGGCATTGGCCAACACCAGCGAGAGCTGCCCGGAGACGTTCTTTAGATCATGGACGAGGAAGGCCGCGAGGCGGTGGAAGGTCTCGAACTGCCGCGCCTCGAGCAGCGCCTCGTCGGTCTGCATCAGTGCCACATAAACGGCGAGCTGACGCCCCGCCGTCTTGAGCAGATCCCGCTCTTCCCACTCGATCACCCGCGATGTCCGGGGCTGGGCCAGCACGACAAAACCGGTCAGATCATCGCCTTGGAGCAGCGGGACGAGGAGCCAGTAACGGGTGTTCTCCAGCAACCAGGCGGGCGGCTGCAGCCCTGGGTACAAATCCGGGTCACGGCGCAGATCGTCGAGGTCCACCACCCACCCGGTCTGACGGAGAAACGGTACCAGCCCGCCTTCACCCGACTCCGGCGGGTGATCCGGCTCACCCAGGTTGAGCACGCCTTCCAATCGGTAATCGCACTGGCGATCCTGGACCCAGAGCAAGCCGCCCGGGCTGTCGACCAGCTCAGCGATCGCCCCCACCCCCCGCTGGCGCAGCGGCTGCTCGTCATGCTCCCGGGAGAGGGTCTCCGTGAAGCGCAGCCACTCCTCGCGGTAATCGTACTTGTAGTTGAAGAAGTGCTTGTTGATCAGCACGCGCAGACGGGCGCGGAAGCTGCCCGAGAAGAGGACCAGAATCAGCAGCAGGGCAGCGCCGAACAGCAGCGCGGCCTGGAGGAGCGCCCCCCAATCACCGCCCAGCTCCCGGAGCAGGTAGCCCGCGAGGCCTACCGCCAGCAGGTACAGACCGGCGCCGGTGAGCGCCGCCGTATGGAAAACCAGGTGTCGGGAGATCACCGGGGCCTTGTCGCGGGGCAGCTGCCGCTGCATAGAGATCGCAAGCAGCGGCACCACCAGGGCGTTGGCCAGCCCGCGGGCCTGGATCGTCGGCGTCTCCACCGCCTGGAACAGCACCCGATCGGCAAGCAAGAAGAGATCGAAGGCGAAGAGCCCGCCCACCCCCAGGCACAGGAACTTGATCGACCAGCGCTCCTGCTCCGGGGTGTTGCGGTAGGTCTGCTCGACCAGGACCAGACCGGTGATGGCGAGCAGGAGCAGCACCAGCCCGTAAAACGGCTCCAGGCCCCACCCGAGCCCCATCAACGGCACCAAGGCAAGCAGCAGTAAGCCACTTAGGACAACCCCCCAGCGGCGCAATGCCCGCTGGCCCCGGCGGCTGTGGCCATGCATGCGCGCCATCAGGGCCAGCAGCAGCACGAACCAACCACCCGCCCGAACCACTTCCCAGAAGCCACTGCCAACAACCACCGCACCGTCGCCCAGCTGCAGCGACAGCCAGACGTGCTCGCCCGCCCACCCGGCGGTGAGCAGCGCCGCGGCCACCAGCGCAACGGCACCGGGCCGATCACGCCAGAGCAACAGAGTCGCCCCGGCGAGCCCCAGGAACCCGGCCAGTGCCACGGCGTAGCTTGCAGCAGAGAGCATGATGCGCCTCCGGGCGCTAGCGGGCGCCCTGACCGAAGAGCACGACGGCGACAGTGCGAATCAGGATGACCAGATCCAGGAAGAACGTGTGGTTCTTCACGTAGTAGAGATCGTATTGCAGCTTCTGTCGGGCGTCCTCGATCGAGGCCCCGTAGGGATAACAGATCTGCGCCCACCCGGTGATCCCCGGGGGCACCGTATGGCGGGCCCGATAGAACGGCACCTCCTCGCTCAGCCGATCGACGAACAGAGGCCGCTCCGGGCGAGGACCAACGAACGACATCTCGCCTTTGAGCACATTGAGGATCTGCGGCAACTCGTCGATGCGCAACTTGCGGATGACGCGGCCGACCCGGGTTACCCGGTCATCATCCTTCTGCGCCCAGACCGGCACCCCGTCCTTCTCCGCGTCCTGGCGCATGCTGCGGAACTTGTAGAGCCAGTAAGGCTCATTGGCCAGACCGATGCGCTGCTGACAGAAGAAGATCGGCCCCGGGCTTTCCATTTTGATGGCCAGCGCCGTGACTGCCATGATCGGGAGGGTGACCAGCAACAGCGCCAGACTGACCAGGATATCGAACACCCGCTTGACCGTGGTGCGCACCCCGTCCTGACGGAATCCCTCGCCAAAGACCAGCGAGCTCGTGTTCAGCGAGTCCAGCCGCAGGTGCCTCCGCTCCCGCTCCAGGAAACCGGTGATATCGACCACCGAGATCTCGTGGAGCTTGCAGTCGAGCAGCTCGCGCACGGGCAGCTGACCCCGCCGCTCACGGACCGCCACCACCAGCTCGTCGGCCCGGTGCCGCCGGCAGATATCCAGCAGCCGTTCGCCCTCCTGCTGGTGGATCACCTCGTCC
This window of the Halorhodospira halophila genome carries:
- the prsR gene encoding PEP-CTERM-box response regulator transcription factor; this translates as MANTYKLLIIEDDEGLQEQLRWCFDGYEIIQAYDRGQAIKEARRHEPELVLVDLGLPPDPANASEGLATLQEVLGEAPESKAIVVTGNDDRENALRAVALGAYDFYSKPVDADTLRLLVDRAAQLYGLEAENRRLAQRSASPLDGFLTGDPEMLRVCRMVERVAPADATVLLRGESGTGKEILARAVHRLSGRSEQRFVAINCAAIPENLLESELFGYEKGAFTGAHRQTIGKIEYADGGTLFLDEIGDLPLSLQAKLLRFLQERVIERVGGRQSIPVDVRVVCATHRDLGQMIREGDFREDLFYRVAEIELTIPALRERQGDAALVAHSLLERFAREQQQPRREFTPEAIDAIEAYTWPGNVREMENVIRRAVIMADGKRITPEELGLEVPGNDEEGDDTLRLKQVRDRAEQQAVIRALSRCNGNIAQAAGLLGVTRPTLYTLLDKFGLRE
- the prsK gene encoding XrtA/PEP-CTERM system histidine kinase PrsK → MLSAASYAVALAGFLGLAGATLLLWRDRPGAVALVAAALLTAGWAGEHVWLSLQLGDGAVVVGSGFWEVVRAGGWFVLLLALMARMHGHSRRGQRALRRWGVVLSGLLLLALVPLMGLGWGLEPFYGLVLLLLAITGLVLVEQTYRNTPEQERWSIKFLCLGVGGLFAFDLFLLADRVLFQAVETPTIQARGLANALVVPLLAISMQRQLPRDKAPVISRHLVFHTAALTGAGLYLLAVGLAGYLLRELGGDWGALLQAALLFGAALLLILVLFSGSFRARLRVLINKHFFNYKYDYREEWLRFTETLSREHDEQPLRQRGVGAIAELVDSPGGLLWVQDRQCDYRLEGVLNLGEPDHPPESGEGGLVPFLRQTGWVVDLDDLRRDPDLYPGLQPPAWLLENTRYWLLVPLLQGDDLTGFVVLAQPRTSRVIEWEERDLLKTAGRQLAVYVALMQTDEALLEARQFETFHRLAAFLVHDLKNVSGQLSLVLANAERHRDNPAFVANAFETVGHARERLDRTLAQLRHAQPGPAAPAQRVELAEVLRQVVDGARGEPRPELHLDQEVQVVADHDRLFNIVSHLVRNAQEATPADGRVTVRLSQRQEWGYIVIEDNGHGMDPLFMRDRLFRPFQTTKGNAGMGIGVYEAREYIAALGGRIDVESEPGSGTRFTVRLLARTAAAVSAPAAAVS
- a CDS encoding TIGR03013 family XrtA/PEP-CTERM system glycosyltransferase, whose translation is MRFFGHFVPRKVMVLVGLEGLLVLAGLAIIFPLQSGAVGSAGLEELQLKVEMVVAAAVVVLSMAGMGLYDPGQITMRDGALMLSVRLALAMLAAAVGILTILAVVPVLTLEPGPLIAAMGAVFALMLLKRVAYQRVVASDRLKPRILTLGVGSRAAAVAEMQGENHRSEMPYVFLGYVATPTAHHVDVPADEVIHQQEGERLLDICRRHRADELVVAVRERRGQLPVRELLDCKLHEISVVDITGFLERERRHLRLDSLNTSSLVFGEGFRQDGVRTTVKRVFDILVSLALLLVTLPIMAVTALAIKMESPGPIFFCQQRIGLANEPYWLYKFRSMRQDAEKDGVPVWAQKDDDRVTRVGRVIRKLRIDELPQILNVLKGEMSFVGPRPERPLFVDRLSEEVPFYRARHTVPPGITGWAQICYPYGASIEDARQKLQYDLYYVKNHTFFLDLVILIRTVAVVLFGQGAR